The Hymenobacter oligotrophus genome has a window encoding:
- the rplI gene encoding 50S ribosomal protein L9: MEVILKDDVKGLGYKNDVVKVKPGYGRNYLLPQGLAVLADKTNKKIVAENVRQASHKADKIKSDAQGLADRIGDLSIDIPAKVGESGKIFGRVTTLQIADVLKAKGFEVDRKRISLDSDPVAVGEYTASIDLHREVKHKIRVNVVAE, from the coding sequence ATGGAAGTTATCCTGAAAGACGACGTAAAAGGCCTGGGCTACAAGAACGACGTTGTAAAGGTAAAGCCCGGCTACGGCCGCAATTACCTGCTGCCCCAAGGTCTGGCTGTATTGGCCGACAAGACCAACAAGAAAATCGTAGCCGAGAACGTACGTCAGGCTTCGCACAAAGCCGATAAGATTAAGAGCGACGCGCAAGGCCTGGCCGACCGCATCGGCGACTTGAGCATCGACATTCCTGCGAAAGTAGGCGAGTCGGGCAAGATTTTCGGCCGTGTTACGACGCTGCAAATTGCCGATGTACTGAAGGCCAAAGGCTTTGAAGTAGATCGTAAGCGCATCAGCCTCGATTCGGATCCGGTAGCTGTAGGTGAATACACCGCTTCTATCGATCTGCACCGCGAGGTGAAGCACAAAATTCGCGTAAACGTTGTAGCTGAGTAA
- the rpsR gene encoding 30S ribosomal protein S18 has product MSLANERIHKQEQRKKYCRFKKAGIRYVDYKNPDFLLKFVNEQGRILPRRITGTSLKFQRKVAQAVAKARHLALMPYVADQMK; this is encoded by the coding sequence ATGAGCCTCGCCAACGAACGCATCCACAAGCAGGAGCAACGCAAGAAGTACTGCCGCTTCAAGAAGGCCGGCATTCGCTACGTAGATTACAAAAACCCGGACTTCCTGCTGAAGTTCGTGAACGAGCAGGGCCGCATTCTGCCCCGCCGCATCACGGGCACCAGCCTGAAATTCCAGCGCAAGGTAGCGCAGGCCGTGGCAAAAGCCCGTCACCTGGCGCTGATGCCCTACGTGGCTGACCAGATGAAGTAG
- the rpsF gene encoding 30S ribosomal protein S6: MANRNYETVFILTPVLNDAQVQETIEKFTQVLKENGADILNSESWGLRKLAYPIQKKSTGYYFLVEFTGESTLVDTLELAFRRDERVIRFLTTALDKHAVAYNERRRKGELNQQKAKQSEAVAQ; this comes from the coding sequence ATGGCAAACAGAAACTATGAGACCGTCTTCATCCTGACGCCCGTGCTCAACGACGCGCAGGTTCAAGAGACGATCGAGAAGTTCACGCAGGTGCTTAAGGAAAATGGCGCCGACATTCTGAATTCGGAAAGCTGGGGCTTGCGTAAGCTTGCTTACCCAATTCAGAAAAAATCGACCGGGTACTACTTCCTGGTAGAATTCACCGGCGAATCTACGCTGGTAGACACGCTGGAACTGGCCTTCCGCCGCGACGAGCGCGTAATCCGCTTCCTTACTACCGCTCTGGATAAGCACGCTGTGGCTTACAACGAGCGTCGTCGTAAGGGCGAGCTGAACCAGCAGAAAGCAAAACAATCAGAAGCAGTAGCCCAGTAA
- a CDS encoding cytochrome c3 family protein — translation MSSFRLRPFSHWLLALFLTFTAVGQVAAQDNATVSKEGVTPGATAGAAPAAAAGSAPAGDAAAISAGDALFKGNCAQCHAINDVVVGPALAGIEQRRPLPWLIKWVQNSSKMVASGDEYAVKIFNEYQKQQMPNFALSDEEITSIFAYVKAEASKPANAAVGGDDRGAEGKPSGEVADGAGAGAGKYVNVVLIVLIVVLIVLVVTLVIIANIMRDVLRGRKDLDGRDVEMIDQKTDWMAILKSGWFKGTVGTLFVLVVLYESIQGLMAIGLQQGYQPSQPIAFSHKLHAGEHQINCAYCHTSVYKSKSANIPSANICMNCHSQIKATSPEIKKIYRAIQRNQPIQWVRVHNLPDLAYFNHAQHTQVGGIECQTCHGPIQNMEVVYQYSALTMGWCINCHRETPLNTKGNGYYDNLVKLHDNANAGAPFTVSSNGGTECSKCHY, via the coding sequence ATGAGTAGCTTCCGACTACGTCCCTTTTCACACTGGCTCCTCGCTCTGTTTCTGACGTTTACTGCTGTTGGCCAAGTGGCCGCGCAGGACAACGCGACAGTAAGCAAGGAGGGTGTGACCCCCGGCGCCACTGCCGGAGCCGCCCCTGCGGCTGCAGCGGGTAGTGCCCCCGCCGGCGACGCTGCCGCCATTTCGGCCGGCGACGCTTTGTTCAAAGGCAACTGCGCCCAGTGCCACGCCATCAACGATGTGGTGGTAGGTCCCGCATTGGCCGGTATCGAGCAGCGTCGTCCGCTGCCCTGGCTAATTAAGTGGGTTCAGAACTCAAGCAAGATGGTAGCCAGCGGCGACGAGTACGCGGTGAAAATCTTCAACGAGTACCAGAAACAGCAGATGCCCAACTTCGCGTTAAGCGACGAGGAAATCACCTCGATCTTCGCTTATGTGAAAGCTGAAGCCTCGAAGCCTGCTAATGCCGCAGTAGGTGGTGATGACCGCGGTGCCGAAGGGAAACCCTCCGGTGAAGTAGCCGACGGCGCCGGTGCTGGTGCCGGAAAGTATGTGAACGTAGTACTCATCGTTCTGATTGTAGTACTCATCGTTCTGGTTGTTACCCTAGTTATCATCGCCAACATCATGCGCGATGTGCTGCGTGGTCGCAAAGACCTCGACGGCCGCGATGTTGAGATGATTGACCAGAAAACCGACTGGATGGCCATCCTGAAGTCGGGCTGGTTTAAAGGCACCGTTGGTACGTTGTTCGTACTTGTGGTTCTGTACGAATCCATCCAGGGATTGATGGCTATCGGTTTGCAGCAGGGTTACCAGCCGTCGCAGCCGATTGCGTTTTCGCACAAGCTGCACGCCGGCGAGCATCAAATCAACTGCGCGTACTGCCACACTTCGGTGTACAAGAGCAAGTCGGCTAACATTCCTTCGGCGAACATCTGTATGAACTGCCACTCGCAGATCAAAGCAACGTCGCCCGAAATCAAGAAGATTTACCGCGCAATCCAGCGCAACCAGCCGATTCAGTGGGTACGTGTTCACAACCTGCCCGACTTGGCTTATTTCAACCATGCGCAGCACACCCAAGTAGGTGGCATTGAGTGCCAGACTTGCCACGGCCCGATCCAGAACATGGAGGTTGTGTACCAGTACTCTGCTCTAACGATGGGCTGGTGCATCAACTGCCACCGCGAGACGCCGCTCAACACCAAAGGCAACGGTTACTATGATAACCTGGTGAAGCTGCACGATAATGCCAATGCCGGTGCTCCGTTCACCGTGTCGTCGAACGGCGGCACCGAATGCTCGAAGTGCCACTACTAA